The Artemia franciscana chromosome 21, ASM3288406v1, whole genome shotgun sequence genome includes the window TCCATTATTACCattcaaaaagctttttttatattttcagaaaaaagaaacaaaaaacaacaactctagattttgaaaaacacattttgcctCCCTCCAAATTTCTATGAATTTACTCCACTGAATTCCCCTCAATCTCCTTGAGTCGAATGACCATTTCATTGCTGCTGAATTTTCAGATCTAATCTGTATAAGCGTTTACCTGCCAAGTAATTACCGCTCTTCGCAATCAGAGAATAAGTTCATTAATGCTTGCAAAAGGTTGCTGCTTGCGTCAGCaacttccaaccttgatcatttTATTGGATCTTTCCCCTGTGAAACTGCTGAGGTAAACCTATCTTGCAGAAATTAACCATGCATTAAAGTGTGCTGAAGCTTCAGCTGTCCCGTGCAAGCGTGTTAGGAAAGGCTGTCAAGTTCAGGGTTGGTCAAAAACCCTGTCCTTATGTCCACGTGCGAGTATTCTAAAAATTCGGCTGAATATTTGGAGGAATTATGGTAGGCCGAAGTCTGGGACTGTTCATGGTTTGCTGCTACATTCTaaatgttttttctaaaatgttaagaaaacataaggctgatcttattgagaaaaacgctcataaaattgcagagaacccttcaaagctcagaaaaaaatttgaactccCGTATGAATACATTTGTGCCAATAATATTCCAGAGTCTGAGTGGATAAACTGTTATAAGCATGAGCTTTTTGTTCTCCCAATACTGCCcttgaatcaaaatttgaaaaagatgtTATAAAAGATTTATAATAGCCaagttgtacctcatctcctttctctttgtcaagtttggcagttttttagtgaacctcagaaactatctgttGGTAGAATATGTTTTGCTATGTTAAGTTCCTTTtcagttaccctccttggactagaaatagttacttaatgAATAAAATCCGTCTAGTTTCGCCTATGTGTGTTATTGATAAAAGACTGCCTGGTATTCGTTCTTCTATGTTGATAGTCTCTCTTCCTTGGTCTGCgttatttatttgattgtctCTTGGTGTTGATTTGATttgtattcatttatatttttttttattactccatcttaagggcgttTCACCCTCATTTTGTTAAAGATgaattgtaaataaactaaattgaattgaaaaataaagaatcacCTGATGTACTGCTTGACTTTGTCCAACTGTTGGTAATAGTTGCAAATCTGAACTGGCTGGCTGCTTCTCTTTGATAACTTTTTTTAATGCATCAATTTCTGCTTTAAGTAAGTCCAATTCAGATTGCATCCTGGACATTTTTTCTTcctgttcttcatttttttctttattttctttttgaactaTTGCCAATTCAATCTTCAGACTTTGTATACAGTTATGATTGCCATGTTCTTCAAAGAGTATTGTCATTCCACATCCAGATTGGCAAGTAACAGGTCTTTTGGGGTTAAAATTGCATTCAAGAAGATGTGCTGCAAATCTTTCCAATGTCAATGAGGCAGGACATCCATGTGTCTGGTTGCTACAGCTCAAGGTTAATCTacgtaaaaagaaatatatggtaaaaatatgaatattattACGCAGGATAGCCAAGTTTAACTAGCTTAGAGCAATAATAACATTTTCTAACTTTGAGAGCCATCTATGACTGTTCTGATAATTGTAAAATCTTTCCTTGTTCTGGCTTTGCATGCCCTATATATTTActaaatcatggttgcagcaatagctgcaatCTGTAAAGAGTAAACTAcattcaatagtaaccgaaagtctaaaaTCGTATTTTGAAAACAACTGTCAAATgagattctttatttatttaaaagttatgaaGGAATGCAAAGTAAGTCATAAAGGAATGCATGTTCACTTAAACAATAAAAGTTCAttgcagaaacaaattttcaaaaatacttaaaagagCTCAAATCCCTTCAAACTAGTGGAagatcaaaatcaaaagaacaTTATTGGAATTCCCAATTTCAAAAACTCTAAATTGCTGACTGAGTCCAAGGAAATATTGAGAATAACATACATGCCAAGAAGTTATTTATGACTCAGAGGTATTTAATCCCTCTAAATAAACATATTTGCCAAGAAATGGCACCCAAAGATTTCAGCgatttgaaaactgaaaaggaacTCAGAACTTTCCCTGTAACCTATATGACACAGTTGAAGGtcaatttgaaaagaaacaaaatcagtGAAAATTACGACAGACTTGACAATCCCAATGTAGACTATGACTTCTATTGAAACGGAAATCGAGATTGAATACCATTTTACCACCTAGAAAAATCAGTATTATAGGCATAAGTTCTgataagaaatcaaaaattgtCAAATGACTGATCTCTGTAATACCCCCAAGTAGAAATCAGTTTCAGCTCGAAATGCCTGAGTTTGGCTTGTTTTCAGACCTTGTTAAAGTGGCTGATGTCCATTCTATTGATTTATTGAATA containing:
- the LOC136041034 gene encoding E3 ubiquitin-protein ligase NRDP1-like; amino-acid sequence: MGIDTARFSGDIDGDLLCSICTFVLEDPAQAPICEHVFCNTCITEWLTSSQTCPIDRTNLTIDALKPAPRILRNFLSRLTLSCSNQTHGCPASLTLERFAAHLLECNFNPKRPVTCQSGCGMTILFEEHGNHNCIQSLKIELAIVQKENKEKNEEQEEKMSRMQSELDLLKAEIDALKKVIKEKQPASSDLQLLPTVGQSQAVHQGTLVWWYSWN